TGGGCCTTCAGTTGCCGTCTCTATGGATGACCGGGCATCCTGTTTCTAAATGTGCGCTGCGGACTCTCTTATGAGTGTTTCTGATTACAGAGACAAGCTGTCAGAGGTCTCTGTTCTCAAAAATCCGCAAAATCTCAGTCGCTGTCTACAGATTGGGGGTGGTGTACTCCCGGAGTTTCCCGTTTCAGTTTTGGAATCCACGGGAGTGCAATGGTATTCGGGACACGCATTGCATAGAATGAATCAGAGTAACCGTTCTTCAACGGCTTTCTGACAGAACTCGGTTGTGTGACTTTGTTTTCCGGGGCTGAACCAGTATGGTATTCAGTCCCCGAGTCTACACCGTTTGGGGACGAAAGTCACGCGAGTTACCATGCGGGCCGGTAACCGGATTACAGGCCCGGGGTCTGACCTATTTAGTTCAATCAAGGAGAATCAGGGTGAATTTGGATGCATTCACTCGCACGAGTGGTGAATGGCTGAGAGGAACCGGCCCGGACTCCGATATTGTGATGTCCAGCAGAATTCGCCTGGCGAGAAACCTCGCACAGTTCCCCTTTATCAATCGCTGTACGGAATCTACGTTGGGAGAGATCGAGCAGCTGATGCGGCCGATCATTACCAACCTGCCCATGCAGGAAAAGCTCTCCTATCTGAATGTAAACAAGCTCTCCAACCTGGATCGTCAGTTCATTGTTGAACGCCAGATGATCAGCCGTGAGCATGCCGAACGCTCTGGTCCCCGCGGTGTGGGACTGGATAACGAGGAAAACATCGGCATCATGGTCAATGAGGAAGACCACCTCCGCCTCCAGGTTTTACGCAGCGGATTTTCTCTCGACGAATGCTGGGACACCATCAACCGGATTGATGACCTGCTGGAATCCGAAGTCACCTACGCCTTCAGTGAAGAGTTTGGTTACCTGACCGCCTGCCCCACCAATGTGGGTACCGGAATCCGTGTCAGCGTAATGCTGCACCTGCCGGCGCTGGTCATCACGAAAGAGATTCAGAAAGTCTTCCAGGCGCTGCAGAAGATCAATCTGGCCGTCCGTGGACTGTATGGCGAAGGCAGCCAGGCCATGGGTGATTTTTACCAGATCTCCAACCAGGTCACCCTGGGGCAGACCGAGCATCAGCTGATCGACAGCATCAAGGAAGTCGTCCCCAATATCATCTCTTACGAACGGCGTGTCAGAAACTCGCTGCTCAAAGAAAATCGCCAGGGTCTGCACGATCAGGTTTCCCGTGCCTTTGGAATTTTGAGTACCGCCCAGACCATCAGTTCCGAAGAGACCATGCACCTGCTCTCCAGCGTGCGTATGGGGGTCAATTTAGGATTGATCGAAAGTCTCCCCATTTCAGCCGTGAACGAGATGTTCATCTTCACCCAGCCCGCTCACCTGCAGAAGCTGCAGGGAGGTGAACTGGAATCGAGCGAACGAAATGCGGCCCGCGCCAACTATCTCAGGCAACGTATCAGCGACGCCTCTAACTCAGAGTGAACCGACCTCTCTCGTCTGAATTTCACTGCGCACTCGACACAGCCCTGCAGGCGGGTTAAGCTATCAGTTCTGGATTATATGTTAACCAACTCATATAAAATCAGGCTGCGCGATCAATGTCCCTGTTTTGATCTCCCCTGATTTTCACTGTTTAGATCCCTCAAGTATCCTGCAACTCACTTCAGTAAGCGGAATATCACCATGCATACTTTCGTCCGCGTTCTTTTTACCTGCATCGTTTTCTCAACCAGCACCATCCACGCTCAGGACTTTCAGCAGCTCTTTAACGGTAAAGATCTGACCGGCTGGGAAGGTCGAGAAGGATTCTGGACCGTAGAAGACGGAGCCATCGTGGGTGAAACCACTCCAGAGCGTCCCGCTAAACCCAACACCTTCCTCGTCTGGCAGGGGGGAGATGTAGGTGACTTTGAATTTAAAGCCCAGGTCCGCTTCAAAGGCAACAACTCAGGTGTGCAATACCGCAGCGAACTGGTCGATCCGCAGAACTTCGCACTCAAAGGCTACCAGGCCGACCTGCATCCGAAACCCGAATATTTCGGGATGCTCTACGGAGAAAAAACCGGACGGGGCATCATCGCCCAGCGTTTCCAGAGAGTCGAAATTGGAGCGGAAGGCAAGCCTAAAGTCGTCGCAGAGATCGGCGATAAAAATCAGAAACTGAACGACTGGGAATGGAACGAACTGCGGATCGTCGCGGTAGGCAACCGGCTGGTACACCAGGTGAATGGAGTCAACACCGTCGATATCACTGACAACCACCCCCAGGCGTTTGCGAAAGGGGTGCTCGGTCTGCAGCTTCACGCGGGACCACCGATGCGTGTCGAATTCAAAGACGTGCAATACCGGCCGTTAGCAGGCAAAGAAGCCCAGGCCGTACTCAAGGCAGCTGTCGAGAACACAAAGAAAGCGCCCGCTAACAAAACATCGTCCACAAAAAATAAAAAGGACAAGTTTGACTGGGTCTCTGCCAAGCCGGTTCCAGGCTGGATCTGGAAGACAGACAACCCCACCGACAACGCCCCGATCTACCTGCGGAAGCAGTTCGAAGTCGCAAATCAGATCAAAGCGGCCCGTCTCTATTTCACCTGTGACAATCGAGCCACCGTCTGGATCAACGGCAAAGACGCAGGCACCGCAACCGACTGGAAAAATCCCGTCATGCTGAGCGATGCACGCAAACTGGTGCAGACCGGCCTCAATCAGATCGCAGTGAAAGCGAACAACAACGGTGGCGTCGCAGCCTTCATCCTGAAGCTGGAAATTGAAACTGCCGATGGTAAACAGCTGCAGATCAGCTCTACTCCCGACTGGAAACTGTCGGACCAGGAGTCTCCCGAGTGGAAGCAAGTCCGCTTCGACGATTCCTCCTGGAAGCTGAAACTGAAATCAATGGGCGCCTTCGGCAGTGGTCCCTGGGGTAAACCCGGGATCACAACTCGTAGTGGTGTCGACATGGAAGAACTGGCCCAGAACATCAGCATCGCGAAGGACTTCAAAGTCGAACTGCTTTATGAAGTCCCTGCCAATGAACAAGGGAGCTGGGTTTCACTCACCACCGACGGCAAAGGACGACTGCTGGCCAGCGATCAGGGCAACAAAGGCCTCTATCGCATCACAGTCACTGAGAAAGGGGATGCCCCCCAGGTTGATGTCGAAAAAATGCAGATCGACCTTTCCGGTGCCCAGGGTATGGTCTGGCACAAAGACGCACTTTACTTCCACAAGAATGGCGGCAACCTCTTCAAAGTTACAGATACGAACGGGGACGACCAGCTCGATACCGCCGAAGTTCTTCCCAGCGAACGCAGCGGTGGCGAACACGGCAACCATGCGGTGATCGTCGCGGAAGATAATCAGCACCTGTATGTCATCGGCGGCAATCACGCCGCTCTCCCTCCTCAGGACAGCATTGTCCGTTCACACGTTCCCACCTGGGACGAAGACCTGCTGCTGCCCCGTGAATGGGATGCCAACGGACATGCCCGCGGTCGCATGGCACCGGGCGGCTGGATTTCCCGGTTCTCACCGGAATCCAAACAGCACGAGATTATCTCTACCGGCTATCGAAACGAATACGATATCGCCCTCAACCGGGCCGGTGATATCTTCACCTACGATGCAGACATGGAATGGGACCTCGGAACTCCCTGGTACCGCCCTACCCGCATCAACGTCGCCGTCAGTGGTTCCGACTATGGTTGGCGAAGTGGTTCCGGCAAATGGCCCGAATACTACGAAGACAGTCTGCCCGCCGTGGTGAATATCGGCCCCGGTTGTCCGACCGGCGTGATCAGTGGCCAGGGAGCCAGGTTCCCGGCACGCTACCAGGATGCCATGTTCGCACTCGACTGGACGTTCGGCACGATCTACGCCATTCATCTCACTCCCGATGGCGCAGGCTACAAGGGTGAGCAGGAAGCGTTCTGCTACGGTTCACCACTGCCGCTGACCGATGCGATCATTGGTAAAGACGGCGCACTCTACTTCACCATCGGTGGACGGGGAACTCAGTCAGCGCTGTTCAGAATCACCTACACCGGAAACAAATCAACCAAACCGGTTACAGCAGAACTGGCTGGCGCTGAGGCCCGCATACTGCGTCGCAGCCTGGAAGCTTATCATGGCAAACAGGATCCAGCAGCCGTCGCTGCTGCCTGGCCACACCTCTCCAGTTCTGATCGCTGGTTGCGACACGCGGCTCGTGTCGCCATCGAATCGCAGCCCGTTGAGCAGTGGGCCTCGAAGGTATTTAAGGAGCAAAACCCTCAGGCACGGATTTCCGGGGCAGTCGCCCTGGCCCGCATGGGAAACAAATCACACCGCGATGCCCAGATTGCTGCTCTGCTGGAACTGGATCCATCTCAATTGAGCGAACCACAGTTCCTGGGACTGTTACGTGCTTACGCCCTGACGTTCATTCGCCTGGGCAAACCCACGGCAGAACAACGAGCACAGGTCATTGCCGAACTCGACCCGTATCTGCCCAGCCAGAGCAAGAACATCAACACCGAACTGGTTCGTGTGCTGGTTTACCTGGAATCACCAACCGTGATTGCCAAAGCCCTGGATCTGATTGAAAACCGGGGGGAACCTGAAGTCCCCGACTGGACCGAGCTGGCGGGACGCAATAAAAACTATGGCGGGCGTGTCCTCGACATGCTGGCCAAGCATCCGCCCACGCATGAAATCAATTATGCATTCATGCTGCGAAATCTGCGTGACGGCTGGACCATGGATCAGCGTCGAGCCTACATCGAGTTCATCAACGCCTCAGCGAAATACCCGGGAGGCAACAGCTATGCCAAGTTCCTGGGGAACCTGCGTGACGAAGTACTCGGATATCTCTCCAACGCCGATCGCGCTGCTCTGGCCGATATCAGTGGTGAGAATTTCAATCCCGTTCCTGATTTCAAAATCACTCCCCCTAAAGGCCCGGGACGAACCTGGACGATCGGCGATGCCAGCCGATACACTTCCGGCGGACACCTGCAGAAAGCCAGTTTCGAGAATGGCCGGAACCTCTTCCATTCCCTGCGTTGTGCTGCCTGCCACCGCTTTGACGGACTGGGGGGCGATGTCGGTCCCGACCTGACGACCGTGAAAAACAAGTTCGATGCCCGTTATATCCTCGAATCGATTATCGAACCGAGTAAGGTAATTTCCGATCAATACCAATCCTCGATCGTGATCACCGATGAAGGGCGTACTTTCACTGGTCTCGTTTCGAAAGACGGCGACAAAGTGATTGTCTACACGGCCGACATCAAGGCAGAGCCGATCGAGATCCCGGCAGAGAGCGTCGAAGAAATCCAGGCATCTCCTGTCTCGCAGATGCCCCAGGCAATGCTGAATACACTCAGCCCCGAGGAAGTTCGGGATCTGGTCGCCTACCTGCTGTCAGGCGGCGATCCCAAGGCTCGACTCTACGGGAAATAGAGCACGTCGAAACGCTTTTCTCATCGCAGCTGACACGGCGATTGTAAGGTCATTCGATCTTACAATCGTCCGCTGCGGAAGACACCGTAGATCAGCCAGATTCCCAACAGACTCGACATCATGAAAATCGGAATGCTGATATAAACCAGCCGCGTGTCCGATGAAATCGTGATGGCCGATGCGAGGATCAGCGACGACATTACCATTCCGATCGCCAGGCGGTTCCCGGAGCGGTCCATTTCGGTCGTGAGGTGATCAATGCCTTTGTGATCCAGGTGGATCTGCAGTTCGTCATCGGCCAGTTTCCCCAGGGTTCGCCCCACCTGCTCCGGCAGATCATGCATCACCTTGGAAAAGCTGCAGGCCTCGGACCAGATCCGGCTGGCAATCGCACGCGGATGATAACGCTCCGAGGAGAGTTTATAAATGTACGGTTCCATTTCCTGGGCGATATTCAGTTCAGGGGCAATCCGGGAAGCCACCCCTTCCAGGGTGATCATGGCCCGAATCAGCAGCATGATATCGACCGGGCAGCGAATGCGGTGAATCGCCAGAATATTGATAAAATCGGTCAGCATCTTGCCGACACTGATCTGATCCAGCGGGATTCCATAATAATTGCCGATGAAATCGCGGAGATCCGCCCGGAGCAACTGATGATCGACGGCCCGCTTGGCTTTGCCGATATTCAATACAACATCGACGAGTTTGTTCGTATCCTTTTTAGCCACGTTCAGTAACAGGTCGACCAGTAGATCGCGGCGTTCGTCTTCCAGTACTCCGATCATGCCGTAATCGATCAGGCAGAGCGAACCATCGTGCAGGACCCGGAAATTCCCCGGATGCGGATCCGCGTGGAACACTCCGAACTCGAACGTCATCTTCATGAAGATCCGCGCACCGTTGGCGGCGACCTCATGCGGACTGATGGGCAGGTTTTGCAGTTCCTGTTCGTCATCAATCCGATAGCCGTCGATGAATTCCATGGTAATGATATCGCCCTGGGTCATCTCGGAATAGATTTTGGGAACATACAGCGTGGCATCATCCTGGAACAGGCGATAAAACTCATCGGTCGAGCGGGCTTCTCTGCTGAACTGCAGTTCGCGATGGATCGTACGTGAAAACTGATTGACCAGTCCCACCGGATCGAAGACTTCCGCATCCGGAAAATGGCGTTCGATCATGGTCGCCAGTTCGTGCATCAGGCTCAGGTCCTGCTCGATTACCCGGTCGATGTCGGGCCGCTTTACCTTGACCACAAGAGGTGTACCGTCGTGGTGACGGGCTTTATGAACCTGCCCCAGCGAACCGGCGGCCAGGGGAACAGGATCAAACTCGGCATACAGCTTATCAATGGGCTCTCCCAGTTCGCGTTCAATAATGGCAATCGCGATTTCACCGGGAAATGATGGAACCCGTTCCTGTAATTTTTCCAGTTCCGCGACGACATCGCGGGGCACCAGATCGGGACGCGTGCTGACCACCTGACCGAATTTGATAAACGTGACGCCCAGACTTTCCAGGGCAAGGCGAATGCGTTTGGCACGGGTGAGCTTGATTTCAGGCTCGGTGCGTTTCCAGAACAGCAGCCTGCGGCCCCAGCGGAGATAACGTCTCAGCCCCAACTGATCAACGAGATCATCAAAACCATAGTTCATGAGAACGGTAACGATCTCGCGACTTCTGCGTAAGTTTCTGATTAACCGTAGTGGGTTTGAGTCCAAAGTTTTCTCCTGGCGGGCAAACGATCTCACGAAAACCCTTTCTCGAAAGCGCAGCCTGTTCGATGGTTGGTTTCAGCTTTTATCTTATCAGACTATAACAGACGTTCCTATGCAGCCAAGCCCCGTTCCTGCTAAAATGAGATTCCCTGAAATCTGATCCCCGTTCATCTGTAAGGCGGAGCCCGACACATGAGAATTCTGCAAGGCATCTTACTGCTGCTCATCCTCTTCACCAATCCCGTTTGTCAGGCGGGAGACTGGCCCCAGATTCTGGGTCCCTATCGAAATGCTCATGCTGCTGACGAAACCATCGCAGCGTCCTGGCCTGCAGGCGGACCGGAATTGAAATGGCAGCGTCCCGTCGGTAGTGGATTTGCAGGCGTTGCAGTCTTTCAGAATACGCTGGTGCTCTTTCATCGGGTTGGCGATCAGGAAATCGTCGAAGCACTCAACGCTGTTACTGGAGAACCGATCTGGAAACAGTCCGCCCCAGTCAGCTACCGGGGAACCTTCAACCCCAATGACGGTCCGATCGCGGTCCCTTTAATCCATAACAATTGGGTTTACACATTTGGCATCACGGGTCGTCTGCAATGCCTGGAACTGAAGACCGGCAAGGTAGTCTGGTCCCGCGACACTCATAAAGAATTCCAGGTCAGTGACGGGTACTTCGGAGTCGGCAGCACGCCCATCATTGTGGAAGAGAAGCTGCTGGTCAACGTGGGTGGTAAACGTAAGAATGCCGGCGTGGTCGCGTTTTCCCTGGACAAGGGTTTTACCTTGTGGCAGGCACTGCAGGACGATGCCAGCTACTCATCGCCAACCTCTGCCTTTCTACACGGTCGCTTCTATGCCATCTTCATCACCCGGCTGCACCTGACCGGCCTGGATCCGAAGAACGGCAATGTGCTGTTTCAGTTCCCCTTTGGTAAGCGGGGCCCTACGGTGAATGGTGCCGACCCGGTGGTGATCGGCAACAACGTCTTTGCGACAGCCAGCTACGGGGTGGGCGGTTTCTGGGGCCAGATTGAACAGATCGGCACGCGTGAAATCTGGCGCAGCGAAAAGCCGATGTCCAGTCAGTACACGACGCCGATTGAATATGATGGCAAACTGATCGGCATTGATGGTCGTCAGGATATCGGCACAGCCCGCCTGATTTGCTTTGACCCCCAGACACGCAAAGTCGCATGGGCCGAGAACGATTTTGGATACGCGACCTTACTTGAAGCCGACAACAAACTCATTATCATGAAAACCGATGGCACACTGGTACTGGCCGAAGCCTCCCTGGATGCCTATAAAGAACTGGCCAGCGAGCAGATCTTCCACTCCACGACACGGGCTCTGCCTGCCCTGTCTAATGGTCTACTTTACGTCAGAGATTCAAAAACATTGAAATGTCTCAAGCTGGGGTCAGATGCCCCGGTCACTCCTGAAAAAACGACTACGAACTAGAGGAACTCCTGATCCATGACAGCCCGCTCCCGTACGCGAAGTGAAGCAGAATTTGAACGCGCCCTGAAGGTCATTCCGGGAGGAGTGAACAGCCCGGCGCGGGCATTTGGCGCCGTGGGCGGACACCCGGTCGTCATTGATCGCGGCGAGGGACAGTACCTGTATGACATCGACGGCAACCGCTACATCGATTTCGTCGGTTCCTGGGGCCCCCACATTCTGGGACACCTGCATCCCCAGGTCATGTCTGGAATCGAAGAGGCACTCAAAAAAGGAACCAGTTTTGGCGCGCCCACGGTTCTGGAAAGTGAACTGGCGGAACTGGTAGCGGAACTGGTTCCCTCCGTCGAGAAAGTCCGTATGGTGAATTCAGGAACCGAAGCCGCCATGAGTGCGATTCGTCTGGCACGCGGCTACACCGGTCGGGATAAGATCATCAAGTTTGCCGGCTGTTATCACGGGCACGTCGACAGCCTGCTCGTTCAGGCAGGCAGTGGTGCGTTAACTTTAGGCGCTCCCTCCAGCCCCGGTGTTCCCCAGGGATGCACAGCCGATACCCTGGTCCTGGAGTACAACGACATTGAGCAACTCAAGGAAACATTCTCCCAGGCAGGTGACCAGATCGCAGGTGTGATCCTCGAACCGGTCGTGGGTAACATGGGGGTCGTCCTGCCGGAACCGGGATTCCTCGAAACGGTCAGAGAACTTTGTACCCAGCACCAGTCGGTCTTCATCATGGATGAAGTCATGACCGGATTTCGTGTTGCCCTCGGTGGAGCACAACAGCGGTTCGGGGTGACTCCCGACATCTGCATGCTGGGTAAAGTCATTGGCGGCGGCATGCCTGTCGGCGCTTATGGCGGAAAAGCGGAGATTATGGATGCGATCTCTCCGGTTGGCTCGGTCTACCAGGCGGGGACCTTGTCGGGAAATCCAATCGCGATGGCCTCCGGTATCGCAACGCTCCAGTGTCTGCGGGAAACTAATCCCTACCCGGAACTGGAAACGAAGACGCAGCGACTGACAAAAGGGCTCTCCGCAGCCGCCTCCAAAGCAGGTCTGCCTCACACGCTTGCTGAATGTGGCTCGATGTTTACGCTGTTCTTCAATCCCGAAAAAGTGACCAGCTTTGCGGTCTCTTCCCAGAACGATACAGAGCGATTTGCCCGCTATTTCCAGGGCATGCTCGACCGGGGGATCTATCTGCCCTGCAGCCAGTTTGAAGCCAACTTCGCTTCTACCTGCATGACAGATGAAGATATCGACCAGACGATTCAGGCAGCAGAAGAAGTGCTGCAGAGTATCGGCTGATCGATCTCATCTGAACGACAATTGACTACGGAGTGAAATCCGTCTGTTCATTGATCTCCAGGCAGAATGCAGCCAGAAGATTAGCCGCGTGTTCGAGGTCTTCCAGCGAGACGACCTCGACCGGGCTGTGCATGTACCGGTTGGGGATGGCGACGATACCGGTCGCCATGCCTCCCTGGTTCAACTGCATCGCATTGGCATCGTTACCAGCGGGACGCGAAATCGAGTTAATCTGACAGGAGATGTCGTTTTTCTCCGCCAGATCGGTGAGCGTTGAGAACACAACCGGGTTCACATTCGGACCGCGGTAGACGACCGGGCCATCGCCGACATTGATCTCGCCATTTTCCTTTTTACTGACCGCGGGACAGTCGGTGGCATGGGTCACATCGACGGCAATCCCGACCTCAGGCTGAATTGAGTAAGCACTGGTCTGTGCCCCACGCAGGCCGATCTCTTCCTGAACCGTCGAAACCGAGAAGACGCCGAACTCAGGTGACTTTTCACTCGCCTGGCGCAAGGCCTCCATGACAACCCAGACCCCGACGCGGTTATCCATCCCGGGGGCAGAAGCTAACTGGTTCAGCATCGGTCGGAAACCGAGCTCGAATGTAATGGGATCCCCGATCGCGACTTTCTCACGGGCTTCCGCTCCATTCTTAGCTCCGATGTCGATCCAGAGGTCCTTGATCTCGGGCACGGTTTTGCGTTCTTCCGGGGTCAGCAGGTGAATTGCCTTCCGGGCGATCACGCCGTGGATCGGCCCCGAATCGGTGTGGACCTGCATGTTCTGACCGAGCAGCATCTGGATATCCCAGCCACCGATCAGATTCGCCCACAGGTAGCCGTCATCATCAATATGCTGTACCAGCAGACCAATCTGGTCACAGTGGCCAGCGAACATCACCCGTCGTTTTGCTCCGGGATTGACGGCGGCGATCACATTGCCGTGCAGGTCAGTTTTCACTTCGTCAGCAAACTCTTTCACATACGCCCGCACAACCTCCTGAATGGGCCGCTCGTATCCCGAGGGGGCGGGAGAATGGAGTAGGTTTTTGAGGAATTCCAGGGATTTCGCTTCCATGATTCTGTCCTGACAATGCTAAGAATTTGCTGTGGGCCCGAAAGCAGGTGAGGCCATTCCTCTCGAGCGTTTTCTAATTATGCGTTTAAGTGGATGAATTTTAGTGACTTATGAGTATTTTTCAATGTAGGTTTTCATTGGACAGAAGAGCAATGTTGCATTAAATCAACGTACTGCCTGTGGAGGGGTTTCCTGCGAAAAAAAAGCAGAAAAGAACGCCACTTACAAAGAATCCTTAAGCTAAGATTTCAATGTGTTAAGCGATCCTCTCCCTTTAACGATAAGGGGTGAAGATCCGTCTGGTAACCCTGAACTGCGAAACAGGAGAGTACTGTTTCGACTTCATGTCTGAAAGTAATAGAGGAACAGATGACGGACTGGACAAAGCTGCGTAGAGAACTGATCGGTGAAGGTAAACAAAGCCCGCTGCCTCCGGAAATTAAGCTTCCGATGCTGCCCAAAGCAGTGATGGAATTTTCGCGGAAGGCTGAAGATCCTGCATCGACTCCCAAAGAGCTGAGCAAGATCATCGAAACCGACGCCGGAATTTCCTGTGAACTGTTGAGAATGGTTAACTCCAGCGCGTTCGGATTACGCCGGAAGGTTTCTTCGATTCAACAGACAATTACGCTGCTGGGAATTCGTTCGACGAAGCTCTTCCTGGTCACCACCGGTCTGAAGCAGGCGATGGCAACCAGCGATTCCAAGCTGATCAACCTGCCCAACTTCTGGAGTACCAACCTGGAACGGGCACTGATGGCACGCGAGATTGCCATGCTGATGAAGGTCGACGCCGATGTGGCTTTTTCAGCAGCCATGCTGGAAGACTTTCTGCTGCCCATCCTTTCTAAAGAACTCTTTGATCTGTATTTAAAATTCACGATCAACCAGGACAGCGATCCCTGTCTGTTGAGTGAATATGAACGCCGGCATTTCAGCTGGGATCACTCGGCAGCTGCAGCTAACGTGATGCTGGACTGGTCATTTCCTGATGACTTGATCTGTGCCGTCTATCTGCACCATGAGGGTTTGAAACTGCTCACAGATGACAAACTCGGTAAAACAGCTGCAACTGCCGTGGCGGTCGCTTCGCTGATCCCGGATCCCCTCAGACAGAATCCGCAGGGGCTCGATCAGTTACTGACTTTGAATGATGCCTGGCCCGAATTCAAGCTGTTTGAACTGGCCGACAAGATTGATCAGGAATTGAGAGAAGAAGCCACAACGACGGGAAATTATCTGTCGTTGAAAAATCGGCTCGAAAAACATGCATTGCTCCTGGAAACTGAGTAACAGGAGCGTACTTCCTCAGGGAGGCGCAGTGCCTCCCCTTCAGGAAACTGTGGTAGAGTAGTCGTTCGACTGCTTCAGACTTTTGTCCCACTTTTCTTTCTCGGAACGCACTTCCTCATCAGACGCCTTGTCATGCGCTGATGCCAGATCGCTTTTCAGCAGATAGCGTCCGTCCTCTGTATGCAGACAGAACTGCTTAAACCAGAGCATGCTCGCGACGTTGGGCTGAGGGCTGTAGAGAGTCACCGCGATCCCTTTTTCATACAGGTCGTACAACATTCCAAAGAAGCCACTCGGAATGTATTTGACCGACGACAGCTCGACGCCAATCGACTTGCACTTTTCGTGATCAACCAGACGCGTGAGCGTTTCACGCAACAGTGCCAGGTCGGCTCCATCCCAGATTTCCATAGTTCCGAAATCCAGAACGGTTACCCCGTCACGCTCATAGACGCTCATTCGATCGCGTTTAGATGCCATGCTGTGGTTCTCTCTTTC
This genomic interval from Gimesia chilikensis contains the following:
- a CDS encoding M42 family metallopeptidase, producing MEAKSLEFLKNLLHSPAPSGYERPIQEVVRAYVKEFADEVKTDLHGNVIAAVNPGAKRRVMFAGHCDQIGLLVQHIDDDGYLWANLIGGWDIQMLLGQNMQVHTDSGPIHGVIARKAIHLLTPEERKTVPEIKDLWIDIGAKNGAEAREKVAIGDPITFELGFRPMLNQLASAPGMDNRVGVWVVMEALRQASEKSPEFGVFSVSTVQEEIGLRGAQTSAYSIQPEVGIAVDVTHATDCPAVSKKENGEINVGDGPVVYRGPNVNPVVFSTLTDLAEKNDISCQINSISRPAGNDANAMQLNQGGMATGIVAIPNRYMHSPVEVVSLEDLEHAANLLAAFCLEINEQTDFTP
- a CDS encoding STAS domain-containing protein, with amino-acid sequence MASKRDRMSVYERDGVTVLDFGTMEIWDGADLALLRETLTRLVDHEKCKSIGVELSSVKYIPSGFFGMLYDLYEKGIAVTLYSPQPNVASMLWFKQFCLHTEDGRYLLKSDLASAHDKASDEEVRSEKEKWDKSLKQSNDYSTTVS
- a CDS encoding HDOD domain-containing protein; protein product: MTDWTKLRRELIGEGKQSPLPPEIKLPMLPKAVMEFSRKAEDPASTPKELSKIIETDAGISCELLRMVNSSAFGLRRKVSSIQQTITLLGIRSTKLFLVTTGLKQAMATSDSKLINLPNFWSTNLERALMAREIAMLMKVDADVAFSAAMLEDFLLPILSKELFDLYLKFTINQDSDPCLLSEYERRHFSWDHSAAAANVMLDWSFPDDLICAVYLHHEGLKLLTDDKLGKTAATAVAVASLIPDPLRQNPQGLDQLLTLNDAWPEFKLFELADKIDQELREEATTTGNYLSLKNRLEKHALLLETE